One segment of Mobula birostris isolate sMobBir1 chromosome 27, sMobBir1.hap1, whole genome shotgun sequence DNA contains the following:
- the LOC140188585 gene encoding CTD nuclear envelope phosphatase 1-like isoform X1: MFSKYFLMGLHNFVWFAVKVWSVCVEAARRQLRSITQYQTVRYDILPLSPLSRIRINQMKRKILVLDLDETLIHSHHDGVLKPTVRPGTPPDFMLKVLVDRQPIRFFVHKRPHVDFFLEVASQWYELVIFTASMEIYGAAVADKLDNNKKILNRRYYRQHCTLELGSYVKDLAAIHNDLSSIVILDNSPSAYRGHPDNAIPIKSWFSDPGDTALLNLLPMLDALRFTSDVRSVLSRNLHQHRLW, translated from the exons ATGTTCAGCAAGTATTTCCTGATGGGCCTCCACAACTTCGTGTGGTTCGCCGTGAAGGTGTGGAGCGTGTGTGTGGAGGCGGCGCGGAGGCAACTCCGCTCG ataacccaataccagacagtgcgATATGACATTTTGCCTCTATCTCCTCTTTCCCGCATCAGAATCA ATCAAATGAAAAGGAAGATTCTGGTTTTGGATTTGGATGAAACATTAATACATTCACATCATGATGGAGTCTTGAAGCCAACAGTGAGGCCAGGTACACCACCAGACTTCATGCTGAAG GTTCTTGTTGATAGACAACCAATCAGATTTTTTGTACATAAAAGGCCTCATGTGGACTTCTTTCTAGAAGTG gccagccaGTGGTATGAGTTGGTGATTTTCACTGCTAGTATGGAGATTTATGGTGCAGCTGTAGCCGACAAACTAGACAACAACAAGAAAATATTAAACCGACGCTACTACAGACAG caTTGTACGCTTGAATTGGGCAGCTATGTGAAAGATCTTGCAGCCATTCACAacgacctctccagcattgtaATATTAGATAATTCACCAAGTGCGTACAGGGGGCATCCAG ATAATGCTATTCCTATCAAATCCTGGTTCAGTGATCCTGGAGATACAGCTTTATTAAACCTTTTACCTATGCTTGATGCATTAAG
- the LOC140188585 gene encoding CTD nuclear envelope phosphatase 1-like isoform X2, with protein MFSKYFLMGLHNFVWFAVKITQYQTVRYDILPLSPLSRIRINQMKRKILVLDLDETLIHSHHDGVLKPTVRPGTPPDFMLKVLVDRQPIRFFVHKRPHVDFFLEVASQWYELVIFTASMEIYGAAVADKLDNNKKILNRRYYRQHCTLELGSYVKDLAAIHNDLSSIVILDNSPSAYRGHPDNAIPIKSWFSDPGDTALLNLLPMLDALRFTSDVRSVLSRNLHQHRLW; from the exons ATGTTCAGCAAGTATTTCCTGATGGGCCTCCACAACTTCGTGTGGTTCGCCGTGAAG ataacccaataccagacagtgcgATATGACATTTTGCCTCTATCTCCTCTTTCCCGCATCAGAATCA ATCAAATGAAAAGGAAGATTCTGGTTTTGGATTTGGATGAAACATTAATACATTCACATCATGATGGAGTCTTGAAGCCAACAGTGAGGCCAGGTACACCACCAGACTTCATGCTGAAG GTTCTTGTTGATAGACAACCAATCAGATTTTTTGTACATAAAAGGCCTCATGTGGACTTCTTTCTAGAAGTG gccagccaGTGGTATGAGTTGGTGATTTTCACTGCTAGTATGGAGATTTATGGTGCAGCTGTAGCCGACAAACTAGACAACAACAAGAAAATATTAAACCGACGCTACTACAGACAG caTTGTACGCTTGAATTGGGCAGCTATGTGAAAGATCTTGCAGCCATTCACAacgacctctccagcattgtaATATTAGATAATTCACCAAGTGCGTACAGGGGGCATCCAG ATAATGCTATTCCTATCAAATCCTGGTTCAGTGATCCTGGAGATACAGCTTTATTAAACCTTTTACCTATGCTTGATGCATTAAG